Within Ovis aries strain OAR_USU_Benz2616 breed Rambouillet chromosome 3, ARS-UI_Ramb_v3.0, whole genome shotgun sequence, the genomic segment AAATGTGATGTATTCACTAGAGAAATACTATACAGCAATAAAAGCAAATTAGCTCACGGGTGAATCTCACCAATAAAATAATGAGCAAGAGCAAATTGGGACTTCCCCAGccgtccggtggctaagactagAGGTGGCTAAtgtagagggtgtgggttcaatccctgatgggggagtgaaggtcccacatgcctaaaaaaaattttttttaaaccgcAGAAGGATGTCTACAGTGGGTTGGACAGTGTGAGATGACACTGCTTAGGATACACACAAGCCTATGTGCttgaagagaggaaggagaagccCCAGATGCCACAGCAAACGTTATCTGGGGGGGAGAGGCACCCAGGGAGCTTCGTGTATGTTTgtggcagtttttttttcttttttaatgagatgGGGAGTAAAGGATATTGTTTATTCCTTATAACTTTCTGCATGTTTGAATTATAACTGTTTTAAAAAGAGctaggggatttccctggtggtacagtggttaagaatctgccttgcaattttagaaggcttcccaggtggcatatcggtaaagaatccatctgccagtacagaagacttgagttcgatccctgggttgggaagatcccctggaggaggaaacggcaacccactctagttttcttacctggagaatcccaaggacaaaggagcctggggggtcaCAGTATATGGGGTCGAAAGAGCCAGACGCCACTGAGCAccaatgctctctctctcttgcaaTGTGGGGGgtgcggattcgatccctggccagggaactaagaccccacatgccacagatcAACTAAGCCTGCTGGCTGCAGCCACTGAAGGCctctctccgcaactagagagtccatgcaccgcaatgaaagatcccacacgaCACAGCTAAGATCatgcacgctgcaactaagacccaatacagccaaaatttaaaaaaaaaagagccagacTCAGTGAGCCTTACATAAAGGGGAAGGGGAAGCTGGGGCCCTACTTGTGGGAAGATTCAGAGCTGCTCTTGCCAACCCTGGAACCCAGGACACAGAGTAAAGGAGCAAAGGATGCTGAAAGGTTGAGACCCAGAAGCGGAGAGGCTCCCTGTTGAGACAAATGTGATGCTGGACCTCCCTGTTCCGAATCTGCACCCCAAGTGTTGGCCTGCACCCCACCCTGGGGCTGCAGAGAACCCCAGGTGGAGGGCACGGCCAGGAAACCCAGGAGACACATGCCCAGGGATATCTGTCCTGCATCTCACGCCTGCCCCTACACGCTGACACATGCTGCCTTTCCAACCACCTGGCACGGATACCCTGACAGTTTACAGCACAGATTCACCCCCTCAgccacacacgcgtgcacacacacacacactcctccacCACCCACTCCGGCCAGGACCCCAGAGCTAGAGATGGTGCAGAGCCTGCCAGCTGCAGCCCTGCCAACCACcactccccccacctcctccagggctGGGTTTTTCCAGCCGGAGCCCCGCTCCCTCTACTGCAAGCTCTGGAAATTGGTGTCTGACGCGGCTGCTTCTGCAcgttatttatttcctctcttcttcccgCCGAGACGACCCTCCGGTCAGGAGAGCCGCAGCTGGGACACAGCAGGGTCTGCAGAGGCAGGGAGCACGGAGGGCAGGACCACTCAGGAGCCCCTGGTCCGTTCCAAGGGGGCCATGAGCATCAGGCCGGAGGCCCCACGGGAGGAGGGCGACGCTGGGGACAGGGGCAGGGAGGCAGAGCTTCGGGGCCGAGCCCGGCTGAGCCAGCAGCGCCGGCTCAGACAGGCCACCCAGTTCCTGCACAAGGACTCGGCTGACCTGCTGCCCCTGGACGGCCTCAAGAGGCTCGGCACCTCCAAGGACTGGGTGAGGctgccctctccccttccctcccctgggGGAGCTGAGACCCCCACCTTCTCTGGCTCTGCTGGGAGGGTGAAGACCCCAAGCCTCCAGACACTTGCctgcccctggggtggggggaggcggcTCTGACTTGTGGGTTCACCTTGACCATTCCTGGCTCCTCACTGGGCTGTTGCCACGGCTTGGTGGCTCTTGGGGACCCTATCTATTGCTCAGCTTCCCTAGAGAGCTCCAGGCTTCCCTCCAGGGAGATGAAGAGCACCAGTTAGAGCAGAGGCTTGCAGTTAGAGCAGAGGCTTGCAGGGGGCGGTTTACTGCTGGCCCCAGAGAACCGGTGGGTTCAAGGCTGTGATTCGCTCCTCTCCCAAAACCACAGGTCCCGGCACACGGGGACTGGACATTCATTGCCTGTCACCCTCACCCCTGCTAGAACACCAGCGTTTCCCACGGCTCTGGCCTGGGCACCCGGCTCCTCAGGGCCCCCCGGCTCCCTCCTAGTTGATGTggcccttccaggctcctttcctTCCATCCCCCTGCAGTAGCtgtgcccccccgccccctccaagGATACCAGGTCAGGGAGCACCCACCAAGAGGTGGTTGAGTCAGGGGACAGCTGCATATGCTCGCTCCCCTCCAGCTCCGACAGAGGGAAGGGTTGAAAGTGTGGGCTTCTGCAGAGCCTGGAATCTTGGGTTCAGAGCCTGGCTCCAGCGCTTAgcaacttgggcaagttactttctgtctctgagccttggtttcttcatctgttacatgaagataaaaataacagGTTGTAGCGCATAGGGAATGTCAGGGTTACATCAGCTAAACCTGTAGAgggcttagcacagtgcttgggaAATAGGCAGCACCGTCTAAAGGCTGTTATTCCTCTAGCTGCTCCTCtgttttaatgtttgtttattctggctgcgccgggtcttagctgtgacatgcaaactcttagttgcagcaggtgggatctaggtccccgccagggcttgaacctgggccccctgcactgcgaggacagagtcttagctgctggactcccagggaagtcccttctccaGTTACTCTTCCTCCTCCATTTAGCCTGAGAGAGAAAGTGAGGTTCATGGTGTCCAGAGAAGACAAGATGGCTCTGGCCTCTGGCTCAGGAGAGAAGAGAGCTTCTGTAGAAGGGCTGGGGGCACCCTGTCGCCTCTCTCACCTAGGAGGCAGGGGATTGGAGAGCAGGGACTCCCGCAAGGGGAGGCATTTGAGGCCATTTCCGGGGGACCTCAGGCCACTCCAGCAGTCCCCTCTCCCCAGAAACCTGGAGCCAGACTCAGCCCCTCACTTCTCTTCCTGAACCAGCCCTCCCTCTCCACAACCCTCCCAGCCAAATGTTCCCCCTCAAGGAACCCAGCCCAACGGCACCCCCACTCAAGGGAAAAGTGAGCAGCCTGAGATTTCAGTTCAGAGAACGGCCTTGCTAGCAGTGGGCACAGCTGAGACCCCAAAGGACCAGGGAAGCAGGTTCTTGGCTCTCATCGGCCCATCTTCATCTGGCAAAGGGGCTCTAGTCGCACTGCTGCTCCAGCACGGAGATTCGGCCTTCTGCCCTCAGGACCTTTCAAATTGATCTGGAGCAGTTATCTTGTGTGGCTTGGGGAGTGAAGACACAGCAGTTAGGGGGACCCTGTCTCCCTCCCCGGGTGACTCTGGAGCACCCTGCATGGGAGTAGGATCAGAGCCTATGCCCCTCGTGGGAAAGGTGGGCGGGCCACCCTTCCCAGGCGCTCCCAGCGCTCGCCGCCCCTTTTCCCAGAGCTGGGTTTTCTGCTGGCAGCCTGCCGGCAGGAGCAGCCTCCAGGGCCTCATTAAGCCCAGGGTAGAAAAACAGTCCCAGGCTCTCATGGAAAGAGGGCAGGTGAGGAATCATGTGTGGAGCCTAGAGGGACACAGTCATTCTTTGGTgggcatttattgagtgcctactgtatgcCAAGCCGAGCCCTGGGATATAAAGAGGAGTAACAAACCTGACCTCAAGGGCAGAAAACACTGCCCCTGCCTGGTGTGTGGACGGAAGAACGCAAAGAAGtcagagagggcttcctggaggaggtgaaccCTGCCTGGATGACAGTATGCTCTTGGAATCCCAGACTGAAAATCAAAACCTCCCCCCAGAGAGCAGTTTCTGAACAAGCGAGTTGAGCCAGTCACCCAGGCTGGCCTAGAGAAGGGTGAGGACTTTCAGGAGGAGGGATGAGCAGGGGCAGAGGCCTGGACAGCCTGGCCCAGGCAGGGCAGCAGAGGGAGAGTGGCCAGCTCACCAGGCCGTCGCCTCCAGGCAAGCAAAGTGGGGAGAGGCAGGCTctgatgaatttcttttttttttaatattaaaaaaattatttatttgtgccAGTTCTTCATTGTGACATGTGGTATCGtttgcagcatgtggactctagttccctgaccagggatcgagcccaggtctcctgcattgggagggcagagtcttagccactggaccaccagggaggtccctctgaTGGATTTCAAGCAAGGGAGGGACAGGTTTAGTCTGATGGGTTGCTTTGCGCTTCTCAAACTTTCCTGCGCACGTGGGTCATTTGCACGTCTTGTCAAAACGAGGTTCACACAGGTTATTTGCACGTCTTGTTAAAACAACGTTCCGATTCAGTAGGTCGTGATTCTGTGCTTCTAATGGGCGACAGTAAAGCTGCTGATCTGAGGATGGCACTTGGAGTAGCAGTCTCAGAGACTCCCAGGCTTTGAGCAGGTGGATTCGAGAGGCAGGTTCTTATGGACTAACGGAGgcatcccagggatgtgggagagCTGTGCCGAATGCGTCAGTAGCAGAAGGCGAGGTGGGCTGTAAACACAGGAGGCGAAACTGGTGGAACTGAGAAGTGGCTGGACAGGGCAGCGCGGCTGTGGGTGAAGGAGGGGAGGATGGCTCCCAGCTTCCTAGTGAAGACTGggactttcctttcttctttgttcttgtttctttgacttctttTCATCACACTGTCAACACTGGGATCTGTATCCCATAGAAGAATGAggtcagaggaaggaaaaaagaaaaaatgtcccCAAATTTGTGTTGTAGACAGGAGACAGAATTGCTAcctgcctcccagcatcacacCAGTACCTGCGAGGTCACGTCTAACTCAGGATggatccctcccctccccgccatcTCTCCATCACTGAGCTATACATTGGGGCCCTGGAAACCAGCATGATTTGACGCTGGGGCTCGCTCTGCTATCATGATCTGACCGCTGGGACCCTTGGGGAAGTTTCTGCCCCTTCTTACTCCCGGGAGACTCAggccaggggtggggctgggcaggagAGCATGGGACATGTGAGCTGGGGTACCGAGCAGACTGGGCACCAGGGTTCAGCATCTCCACGTTTTGTGATGGAGCAGCAGCCACACAGCGTGATCCAGAGACGCCTGGTGGTGGAGGGGAGCCCGGGCCGGCCTCAGGGGGAGCCTCCCCGGGCACAGGCCCCGATCCACGGCCAGGAGAGCAGGACGAAGACCAGCAAGCCTGAGAGGCCAGCACTTCTGGTCAACTGCAAGGTGAGACCCTCTCCTGGGCCTGGCTCCCCTCACCCACCCTCCCTTCTGCCCCGGAggtgaggaggggtggggagccaAGGCACTCCTCCCCAAGCCTGGGCCTAGAACTGGGGTCCTCCACGTTCTTTGTTCCCTGCCTCCGAGTCTTCCAAGGTCGACAGGACTCCTTTCCCATGAGCCAAGCATCCTCTTTAAACTGGAGTGTGCTCTGCACATAAACAACGCATGTGTGTGGGTAACGCAGCCCTCCTGGGAAAGCTCACGCTCCAGGCCACAGCCTTGTCATCTCTGAGCCCTCCCTGATACATGCCCGCTCCCTCCTGCCCGACTTTGCTGGGTGCCTCCTCTGCCTGCTCTTGGGTGTTGTCCCATGTCCTTCCGGCCCCagctgtcacctcctccaggatcGGTTCCCTGACTTTCCTGATGGAAGGGCCTTTCCTCTGGCTCAACATCTAAGGTTCTAGCCCCTCAACCCACAGGCCTAGACACTCTCTCCCAGAACCGGTgaccctccccccaccactgCCTCCAGGGGAGCagcctcctctgctgcccctcccacctgccatACACAGCAGACCTCAGCAAACGCGTAGAAGGAGGAAATGACTTGTTTTACGGTGGTATCAAGTGCAAACTCGAAGGTCTGTTTTTATCCAAAAGAAAGCAGCCTCATCCTTCACCTGCAGTGGCGAATCTGGTTCCTAGCATCTCGTTTCCTAATCGGTGCTGTggtccccgcccccacccctcctcactCACCCCCCAGATCCCAGATCCCAGATCTCAGCCCTCCTCTCAGCAGAAGGACTTCCATTCGGTTCCTCTACTTCTGATGGAATTCTCCCCAAACGTATGCATTCACCACTCACAACTTAATCTGATCCACTTCTGCCTCAACTGTATGACCCCCAGAAGAATCCCTCTTAAAGACTCAGTTTACTCCCTTCACTCATTTCTGAAAGGGACTTATCAGGGGCTGGGAAATATGATAGAGTCAATCCCAGCCCATTCCTCCTTGTGCCTGCcacccccccagccccgcccccagggaCTCACAGAGACCCTTCCCTTTTCTCAGTGCAGGGACCAGGAGCTTCAGGTGGCAGTGGACACGGGCACCCAGTACAATCAGATCTCCGCTGGATGTCTCAGCCGCCTGGGGTaaggcaggggtgtgtgtgtgtatgtgtgtgtacgcgTGCGCGCGAGGGGCTTCTTTTCcggatgatggaaatattctgaaattaggTAGTGATGGCTGCAGAGCTCTGCTGTCTACTTTAAAAGGGTGGCCTTTggcagttccctggtggtctaagggttgggactctgggcttccactgctgtgacccaggttcaatccctacttgaggaactgagatcccacaggctgcatggCTTGGGAAAGTCACAAAAAAAGTGACTTTCACTATATATCTGAActatatatctcaataaagctattattgattttttaaaatgtgtaacaaACTctactaattttattattttattttatttctggctattctacacagcatgtgggattttattaCCCTGATCGAACCCGAGCTACCTGTcatggaagctcggagtcttaaccacaggactaccagggaagtcccaataaaactgttttcttttcttttttttttttttcaagagttgGTGGGGGCTCTGGCTGATAAGACTGGATTTAGACTCTATGTGGGGCCAGGGATGGGCTGCAAACCCAAAATGTGGTGGGAGGGACATTAATGGGGTAAGGGTGGGGGGCTGTGGTGGCCATAAGCCTTGCTTCCCAACCACAGGTTAGGGAAGAGGGTCCTAAAAGCTCCAGGTGGGGACCTGCACCCGGGGCCCCCAGCCCTGGTGGAGCAGCTGGAGCTACAGCTGGGCCAGGAGACTGTGGAGTGTTCAGCTCAGGTGGTAGGTAAGTTCTCGCTCCGTCAGAGCCCAGTGCCTGTCTCAGCAATTCTAGCTCTCCCTCCTGGGTGGGGCAAAGGCAGAGCCTCTCAGCTCCGGCCAACACAGACGAGGCACCCCACTCCCAAGATGCTCCCATTATCCCCCAGGTTCTCGGGCTCGGGCAGGGGTGGGCAGAGCAGGGTGAGGGCCGACGGGGGACAGCAGTGTCGTCAAATGGTTCCCGCAGATGTGGAGAGTCCTGAACTCTGCCTTGGCCTGCAGACCCTGCTTTCTCTCCAGGTAAGGCGATGCTCATGCTGGTACCACACCCTGGCCTGACCCGGGGCCCGGCAAAAAGAGCGTGGACCAGGCTCCGTCCCGTAAGAACGGAGTTGGGGACGTGGAATTTTACCCTCACTTCCTTAGAGGTTCCTTATCTGCCCACAACTGAAGAACATGGAGAACTTGGCCCCTTCTCAACAGTGGTCTGGGTGCATGGAAATGGGGAGGCGCAAGGAGTAGGGCGCGGTAGGAAGGAAGGGGGTCACCTGCCCAGGTGAGCTCACTGCCCCCACCTACAGTGCTGCATCGACCTGGAGCATCATGTGCTGCGGCTGAAAGCCCCGTTCTCAGAGCTGCCCTTCCTGCCTTTGCACCAAGAGCCGGGCCAGTGACGATGGCAGCCCCGGACAGTCCCCTGGGGGAAAACCTGCCTCAGGAGGCGAAGCCCTGGGGGATGGGGCATGACTAGAGCCGGGTAGCTGCGGACTGTCCCTCCTGTCACCACCCTGACCCCGCTGTCCCTTCTCCCTGGTGGGCAGCCACGCTCCTCTGCTTCTCagcacctgccctgcctcccaggaAGAGCAGTCCCTAGAAAGGGCCCGAGACCTCAGGGTTCTGGTTTCCCcgtcctctctcatcccctcccAAGAACAGAGTCACATCAGGACTGCAGAAAAGGACATTGGCAAAGCGGGACTCCAGGCTGGGCCCTGGCGCGGCCAGGGTGCCCCGAGTCCGAGGCTGCAGCCTGCTGCCTGTCCCTGCCTGCCCTGTCCACCCTCAACACCCTCGAGGCCTTGATTCCACGTTGCTCACCTCACAACTAGCCTGCCCCCTCACCGACCCCAGGCCCTGGCCCTGCTGGCCCACGTTTCTGATTCTGTGCTCGGCTGAGCGAAAGAGAAACCGTCGTCATGATGGGGACGTGTTGGGAGAGGAGTGCCCGGTCCACGAGGTTGCGGGCTCTTTCATCAGTTGCCTTTTCTGGGGGCTACAAACGATTGAAGCCAGTTATTGTTTGATTGCCCCATGCAAACCCCGGATATACCTCTATGACTTACTCCAAACACTTGCCCTCCACCTGCTTTCTCACCTGTGGGGTGCCTGAACTTTAAGTGGGGGCACATGGGAGAACTGCCCCCCAAGCCAGATGGGTTGGTGGGATTGTCAGCACCAACTTTACCTAGCTAGTATTCCTTACTTCCAGAACTATCCACCTCATTCGACCTTCTTCCCACCCCTTACCTCTGGCCTCCTGAGCTTGAGCTCATCTTCTCTGGCATCATAGCtcttcccaacccccaccccaccccagccctgagtCCAGTAAAAACCCCAAGGAGGCTCTGCTACCTTCACTGTGAACAGAGGATCCCAAACCTTAAGGCCCAGGCACCTGGTGTCCTTCTGGCTGGTCTGAGTCTCAAATCTGGGGGAAGAGTGAAACAGTGGCATAACTAACCTGACTAGGGGACTATGCCCCTTGGGTTGGAAACAAAACCTGGAGCCCGGACTACGTTAGACCAGAGCAGGCCCAGGTAAGGCCATGCCCCCTAGGCATACCTTCCTCAGCTACGTCCCTGGCACCCAGAGGAGGGGCTCCCTGGCACAGGTGCGGGAGTGTGCTGGCCCCTGCTGTCACCCTCCATGATTCCTGTGCTCCTGGGTCTCACCCTGTTCCTTTCCCTTCCACCTGTTGCTTCTGCCATTATAGACCCCAGGCCCAAGAATGCCCTCCGCTCAGCACTGACTTTGTTGGAATAAACACCTGTTTCTCTAAGCTGGTATCCTTCTCTGCTTCTAGTACCCTACATGATTGCGCTGCCTTTACTCCCACACAGAAGGAAATACGAGTGTGGACCTTCCCCCAGGGTGACCTTCTGGCTGGGGTCAGCGTAATTGAGAGTACAGGTTTTCCACTTCCTCTGCACACAGCTCACACACGGTAGGGACGTTCTACTTTGCCCtcagcacacacatgtgcatggaCAAGCAACCTGCAATGCGAAAACCACTGACTCGGAGCAGAGGAAGCCAAAGCAGAAGGGATATAAAGAGCACTGGGTACCATTCTGATTGTTGTTGGGATCGAAAACCCACATCAGATTTTAAAATCATGAGCGTGAACAACCAACATACAACCATTCTGTACCCACAGTCACCACTGTGTTtctcactttcagtacagtatttaGTAAATCACGAGACACCCACTTTATTCTAACACTTTTGTAATGACACTATTACAAAAGAGGCTTGCTTTAGGTGACTGTGTCTGACTGCAGGCTGATATAAGTGCTTGGAGCACAGTTAACACAGAGAAAGCTAAGCCGTGATGTTCAGCAGGTGGGGTATGGGAAATGCATTTTCCCCTTAACGATACTTTCAACCTATGACGGGTTAATGAGGGCGTAACCCCACCATGGTGGAAGATCTGCGGTTCGCCATCCCTGTAACAGGAATGTTACAGGAATGTAAAGTCAGTCGCCCGGGGCTGCAGGAGACAGAACTTGTGGGGCCTGGGCCCTCACTGCCCTCACTCTTCTGGCCCCAAAGCCTGGTTTCCTTTCAAGTTGGGGTCCCACAAGTAGGGGCCCCTGTGTAGCCACTCCTCACAAACAACAGGAGTGGGGGGCTCTGGGAAGGGGCAGTGCCTGCTGACGGGACGGGTGAGGTACACAAGGAAATGGGCAGAGGGGCAGCTTGTCTCTTCCTTCACCAAGACGGCCAGGAGGTCTACAGTCCCCAGCACCCAAGGGTGCCGCCATCCTTCCCCTGTAATGTGCACTCCCTGTCTTCCAGATGCCAGatagctgggggtggggggcggcggggaggTTCAGAAGGCTCCTTGTTCTGCCAGGAAGCCGGTCCAGCTAGGTGGGGTCCTGGGGGCCTGCAGGGGCGCACTGTGGAGGCTGGTCTGGATGGTAGAGGGTTTGGTGAAGCAGGGCGCGAGTGGCGGACAGCTCATCAGGATCTGAGGGCGAGACGGAGGCTGGTGGGTCTGCTGGGACCTGTGCCACAGGGAGCCAGCAGCCACGGGCCCCAGGGCTCACCCACATCCAGCTCTCCCAGCAGCCCCGCCAATCCCGGGGCTCACCCACGCCCAGCTCTCCCAGCAGCTCCCGGAACTCCGGCTGGGCCTCCAGCACTTTGAGCAGGTTGGTGGACTCCATCCGCTCCAACTGCACCTCCCAGTACACATAGATCTTCTGGTTGAACGTGACGTACACGAGGCAGGGGCTGTTGCGGCTGTCTTTGCAGGCATACAGGCCTGGGGGGTCGGGGATGGGGAGACAAGGTTGGGAGGCTCAGGCCCCATGGGTGTTTGTGTCAGCAGTTTGCAGCCACCCACAGACGCTGAGCAGAGCACTGAAGGCCCCTTTCTGTTTCTACTCTGTTGGGAACTCAGTAAAGCAAGGAAAACAGTAAGACATCTGGTCCGTTCCAGACATGGAGTGACACCCTGGCAGGACGGCGTCCCAGGGGGTGTTTGCCAAGTTCCTGTCTCAGTGGCAGCCTCGGGGAACACGGGCAGCTTCTCTTGGGTGATGGCCCCTCTCCCCAGGTCACTGGAGCGAGGGGCAAGTGTGCTGGGCACAGGGCAGGGTCCCACCTGCACAGAAGGCGCGGATGTTCTCGTCCACCTGGAAGCGGACGACGGTGCGGTTGTGGTCGATGATGTACGTCTGGCCGTCCCAGGCACAGGCGACCACCTCCTCATGCCCGTTGCCCTGGAAAAGGCCAGACAACGGATGTAGGGGGCGCTGGGAGCCTCTGAGAGAGGCCTCCTGTGGGGGTGCTGCTCACTTCAGGGGGGGTGGGCCTCTCCAGGGAGCCCTAAGAGGAGGGCAGACTTGGCTGTGGAGGGAGAGCGGCCCCACTGAAGGTGCCCGAGGAGGAGGgggccgcccccctcccccaggtccCGCTTACCGTGACGTCCAGTTTCTCAAGGGCAAAGAGCTGGTGGTCCACCTGCACCGACCACAGCAGCCTGTCCGCCTCCTCCATGAGCTTCAGGGTCCCTGGAGGGAGAGGCAGGCCAGCTGGGGACCCCATCTCTGCACAGATACCCAGGCACATGACTGCCCACCCCGCACGGCCCGCGGCTGACCCGAGGGACTCACCATCCAGGGTGCAGAGAGCAAAGAGGCCAGAGGCACTGCTGTTGGGGCTGTGGCCTAGGTGGGGaggggtttggggtgggggggggggggaaggaccAGAAGAAGGAAAGGTGAGATCAGAGCCGGCACTGAGGGTGGAGTAGGACGGCTAGAGACAGAGGGAGGCCCCGCACCTCCCCTCCTCCCGTCCTCCCCACTCACCCCTGCACCTgctgccccaccctgcccccgccacccccacctcGCTTGATGTTGCCGATGAGGTGAGTGGAGACATTTTTGTTGTGGATGCGGCCGGAGGTCTGGTGCAACACGACATCCCGGGCGGCCGGGGTCTCCCTGTGGGGAAGTGGGTGGGGGTGGCGCTAAGTGGGAGCCCAAGAGAACCTGGTTCTCCCAACCCCTTGGGCTCATCTCTGTACGAGCTTCCAGGGTGTGAACCAGCTTGGAGATTTGACAGCCCAGCCCGCCTGGCCCAGGGAGAATGTCGAGAGAGCGGGAGAGAGCGCGGAGCTGCCAAGCTGGAACCCCGGAACCTCCTCAGTTGCCATTAATTCATGGCAGGGACTCCCTGGCCCCAGAACAATCTTCCTTAATGGGGCTCTGGTGCTGGTGCGGAGAATCGGCCGACACAGCTTGCCAACTGCAGACCCGCCCACGGCCCTGGGCGCCCACCTCAGTGCCAGGCACCCCACTGTCCACAGACCCACACACCCCTTACCGAGTGCCCTCCATGGGTCCCTCAGAGGTGGGGGGCGCCCCAGGCTCCTTGTTCCAGGTACACAGCAGAATCGCATAAGCACAGCCTGGCTGAGACACCATCAGTTCAGGAACACCCAGGGGCCCTGGAGTCACTGAGAGACTGTCCACCTGCAGCAGAGGATGGGGGCTtacagggggctggggagggaagggaagggagagcctGCAGAGGCTGGGACAGTAGGGTAGGAGCCCTGGGACATGTCCTTAGCCTTCAAGGACAGCAGCAGGGGAAGGGCAGAGTCCACAGGGACCACCCGCCACAACACACCACACTGTCACACCCTTAACTCAGCACAGTGGCCTTTCCTATCTGCCTGTTACCCACAGTCTCCGCTAAGACTCTCACTGGAAGCGAACTCCTCTGGGTCTCGGTCCCAGGTTGattttcccttcctcctgcctgcgCCTTGTCCCCaagtcccctgaaggagggagcCCCTCCCCActcttgggctgcagtccagcCTCAGCTGCTCACCTGACCCTCCAGCATCCACTTCTTGAGCGACACCAGCTGCCCCATCGGGTGCTCTGCGCCGTCGCCCAGGTCTTCCCAGCGGAAAGCCCGGACCACGCGGTCTGTGTAGCCTACCACCAGCTCGCAACGGCCATCACCATCTGCACATACAGAAAATAAGGCGGGTTTGGAGCCATGTCTGCCTTAGTCAGCTGAGTCCTGCCAGCACACTCTCCCCACCTTTCCAGCACCAGCACTTTTTAATCAGGTTCAACCTCGGGCCCACCTGCTGAGCCGCCACCCAACCCCTGGAGCCTGGGACCCACTCCTCTGCCCTCCCTCGCATCCAGAACCAGGCAGCTGCCTCATGGGGCCTGTCATCTCTTCCCTGGATACACGACTCCAGTGCCTTGATGCACCCATATCCCTACCAACGCCCTCCAGACAGCCCAAGTACCCGCCCTGCATCCCTGACCTTGACCTTGAGGGCTTACTCCCCTCAACCCTGACCTGTTGCTCAGATGACCCTTcccagcagggacttccctgacaacTCCTCTCAGAACAGCCACCTCTCCCTCAACACCCTCCAGCCCCTTTCTTGATGTATTTCCTCTATAACTTCGAGTGTTATATTATACTATTTTTCTTACCCCATTTCTATTGCTTATTTTTTACCCCTACCTTGTAAACATCCAAGagggccatgatctttgttttattcactactgCAACCACAGTGCCCAGGACAAT encodes:
- the ITFG2 gene encoding KICSTOR complex protein ITFG2 isoform X1 — translated: MRSVSYVQRVALEFSGSLFPHAICLGDVDNDTLNELVVGDTSGKLSVYKNDDSRPWLTCSCQGMLTCVGVGDVCNKGKNLVVAVSAEGWFHLCDLTPAKSLDGSGHHETHGGEEQRPVFKQHIPANTKVMLISDIDGDGRCELVVGYTDRVVRAFRWEDLGDGAEHPMGQLVSLKKWMLEGQVDSLSVTPGPLGVPELMVSQPGCAYAILLCTWNKEPGAPPTSEGPMEGTRETPAARDVVLHQTSGRIHNKNVSTHLIGNIKRGHSPNSSASGLFALCTLDGTLKLMEEADRLLWSVQVDHQLFALEKLDVTGNGHEEVVACAWDGQTYIIDHNRTVVRFQVDENIRAFCAGLYACKDSRNSPCLVYVTFNQKIYVYWEVQLERMESTNLLKVLEAQPEFRELLGELGVDPDELSATRALLHQTLYHPDQPPQCAPAGPQDPT
- the ITFG2 gene encoding KICSTOR complex protein ITFG2 isoform X2, whose protein sequence is MRSVSYVQRVALEFSGSLFPHAICLGDVDNDTLNELVVGDTSGKLSVYKNDDSRPWLTCSCQGMNLVVAVSAEGWFHLCDLTPAKSLDGSGHHETHGGEEQRPVFKQHIPANTKVMLISDIDGDGRCELVVGYTDRVVRAFRWEDLGDGAEHPMGQLVSLKKWMLEGQVDSLSVTPGPLGVPELMVSQPGCAYAILLCTWNKEPGAPPTSEGPMEGTRETPAARDVVLHQTSGRIHNKNVSTHLIGNIKRGHSPNSSASGLFALCTLDGTLKLMEEADRLLWSVQVDHQLFALEKLDVTGNGHEEVVACAWDGQTYIIDHNRTVVRFQVDENIRAFCAGLYACKDSRNSPCLVYVTFNQKIYVYWEVQLERMESTNLLKVLEAQPEFRELLGELGVDPDELSATRALLHQTLYHPDQPPQCAPAGPQDPT
- the NRIP2 gene encoding nuclear receptor-interacting protein 2, whose protein sequence is MVQSLPAAALPTTTPPTSSRAGFFQPEPRSLYCKLWKLVSDAAASARYLFPLFFPPRRPSGQESRSWDTAGSAEAGSTEGRTTQEPLVRSKGAMSIRPEAPREEGDAGDRGREAELRGRARLSQQRRLRQATQFLHKDSADLLPLDGLKRLGTSKDWQPHSVIQRRLVVEGSPGRPQGEPPRAQAPIHGQESRTKTSKPERPALLVNCKCRDQELQVAVDTGTQYNQISAGCLSRLGLGKRVLKAPGGDLHPGPPALVEQLELQLGQETVECSAQVVDVESPELCLGLQTLLSLQCCIDLEHHVLRLKAPFSELPFLPLHQEPGQ